A genomic window from Melopsittacus undulatus isolate bMelUnd1 chromosome 7, bMelUnd1.mat.Z, whole genome shotgun sequence includes:
- the CSGALNACT1 gene encoding chondroitin sulfate N-acetylgalactosaminyltransferase 1 gives MILRRRFVLFLPQFVGLLIVACCLVTIVYMLACTPKGDNQQLSLPRVHSPTMKEGYEAILQEREEYHLNYIVSLKKQIAQLKAELQGRNEQFKSMQDQHPNPLGIRLDHNNLEKAQANLLAFLRSQIDKAEVHSGIKLSTEYAVVPFETFTLQKVYQLETGLTRHPEEKPVRKDKRNELIEVIELAVGSLNNPEGNGNAKHHVYTASDFIEGIYRTEKDKGTLYELTFKGDTKHQFKKIVLFRPFGPVMKVKNENVNVADTLINVIVPLAKRASKFRQFMQNFREMGIQQDGRIHLTVVYFGKEQMNEVKSILENTSKSANFKNFTFIQLNEEFSRGKGLDVGARFWKGNNVVLFFCDVDIYFTAEFLNSCRLNTQPGKKVFYPILFSQYNPSIIYGHHDSIPSLKQQLVIKKETGFWRDFGFGMTCQYRSDFINIGGFDLDIKGWGGEDVHLYRKYIHSNLMVIRTPVRGLFHLWHEKQCLDELTPEQYKMCMQSKAMNEASHGQLGMLVFKQEIETHLHKQKWSKKKA, from the exons ATGATTCTCCGTCGAAGATTTGTTCTATTTCTCCCCCAATTTGTAGGCCTGCTGATAGTGGCCTGTTGCTTGGTGACAATTGTTTATATGTTGGCTTGCACACCCAAGGGTGACAATCAGCAGCTTTCTTTGCCCAGGGTGCACAGTCCGACTATGAAGGAGGGATATGAAGCCATTCTGCAAGAGCGAGAAGAGTATCACCTCAACTACATCGTCAGTTTGAAGAAACAAATTGCCCAGCTGAAGGCTGAGCTTCAGGGCAGGAATGAGCAGTTTAAGAGCATGCAAGATCAGCACCCAAACCCTTTGGGCATTCGACTTGACCACAacaacctggagaaggcccAGGCTAATCTGCTGGCTTTCCTTCGTTCACAAATAGACAAAGCCGAGGTGCACAGTGGCATTAAGCTGTCCACAGAGTATGCAGTTGTGCCCTTTGAGACCTTTACCCTTCAGAAGGTGTACCAGCTGGAGACAGGGCTGACACGCCACCCAGAAGAGAAACCTGTAAGGAAGGATAAGCGAAATGAGTTGATAGAGGTGATCGAGTTAGCTGTTGGGAGTTTGAACAATCCAGAGGGGAATGGCAATGCAAAACACCATGTGTACACAGCCTCTGACTTCATTGAAG GGATCTACCgtacagaaaaagacaaaggcaCATTGTACGAGCTGACGTTCAAAGGAGACACAAAGCATCAGTTCAAGAAGATTGTTTTATTCCGGCCATTTGGTCCTgtaatgaaagtgaaaaatgaaaatgtgaatgtaGCTGACACACTTATTAATGTCATTGTGCCACTGGCCAAGAGAGCAAGCAAATTTCGGCAATTCATGCAGAATTTCAG GGAAATGGGCATTCAGCAGGATGGGAGAATTCACCTCACTGTAGTTTATTTTGGGAAAGAACAAATGAATGAAGTCAAATCAATACTTGAAAATACCTCCAA atcagCCAACTTCAAGAACTTCACCTTCATCCAGTTGAATGAAGAATTTTCCAGGGGCAAAGGATTAGATGTTGGTGCTCGattttggaaaggaaacaatgttgttctctttttttgtgaCGTGGACATATACTTCACAGCTGAATTCCTAAACTCCTGTAGATTGAACACACAGCCAG GGAAGAAGGTGTTTTATCCCATCCTCTTCAGCCAGTATAACCCCAGTATAATTTATGGCCACCATGATTCCATCCCATCTTTAAAACAGCAGCTG GTTATTAAGAAAGAAACTGGATTTTGGAGAGACTTTGGGTTTGGGATGACTTGCCAGTACAGATCTGATTTTATCAACATAG GTGGCTTTGATCTGGACATTAAAGGATGGGGTGGTGAAGATGTACATCTGTACCGCAAATACATTCACAGCAACCTCATGGTGATCCGAACGCCTGTCAGGGGTCTTTTCCATCTGTGGCATGAAAAGCAGTGCCTGGATGAGCTGACCCCAGAGCAGTACAAAATGTGCATGCAGTCCAAGGCCATGAATGAGGCTTCTCACGGCCAGCTTGGGATGCTTGTTTTCAAGCAAGAGATCGAGACACACCTGCACAAACAGAAATGGAGCAAGAAGAAGGCATGA